CAAAGAAAATAGCTCCACAGGCAATATTCTTACCCGTAAACATGGAACTTTACCGCACGATATCTGATGATGTGATGGAGATATTGAAAGAATATTCTGAAAAAATTGAGCAGGAAAGTATAGATGAAGCATTTTGTGACCTGACAGGAAAAGTCAATGATTTTGAGGGGGCAAAATTGCTTGCCATACAGTTAAAAAATGAGATAAAACAGAAAGTCTCTTTGACATGTTCTGTCGGGATCGGGCCTAATAAACTTATTGCCAAAGTTGCATCTGATTACAATAAACCCGATGGTCTGACTGTTGTGAGGCCAGAAGAGGTCTTACAATTCCTGGGACCTCTTAAAATTACTGACCTGGTAGGGGTTGGTAAAAAGACCGGAGAAAGATTGAACGAACTTGGAGTGAAAAATATTGCAGATTTATCGAAACTCGCAGCAGATGAACTTGTCCGGGAGTTCGGACATGCGAAAGGTACCTGGTTGAAACAGGCTTCCCAGGGACTCGATGACTCGCCTGTTGAGGAGCGTTCTGGTACAGGACAGATTGGACGCATAATCACGCTGAAGAAAAATACAAAAGATTTGAATACGATATTTGATGCGATCGATCAGCTTTCAAATGATATTCATATGAAACTGCAAGCAAGGAAGCTCAGTTTCAGGTCAGTCTCATTTATTGCTATTTCCCAGGACTTCAAAACCCACACCAAGAGCCATACACTATCCGCATCCTCAAAAGATGCCGGGACGATCAAAGCTCATGCCCATGAACTTGTGAAAGCATTTCTTGCAGAACATCCGTTTGCTCTCCGGCGGGTCGGGATAAGAGTTGCAAATCTGGAAGAAGAGAAAGGACAAAGAACGCTATGGGAGTTTTAATATATTCGTGGAGCGACATGCAGGACATTCAATATAACGGACAGGCAGCCCTTTAAATTTATTACCACAATCCCTGCAAATACATTCGTCCAGATGTATGTCTCTCAAAGCATTTATTTTATATTCGTCTCTGGCATTACTCATTTTTTACTCTTTATGAGGATGAAATGGTAAACTGCATATTTAATTCTTCGCCTTTTCATCAAAACTTGCATGGAGCGGAGTGTTGTGGAGCGAGCCAAGGTTTAAAGCAACAATTATTATTCTCTTGTTATCAAATGCAGGAAGAGTCTTGCATCCTGAGAATCCTTTTTTAGATTCTGAAATCTAAAAATTCGGTTAGTTGAAATTCCAATTCAATTATTTACAGCCTTTTTCCTTCCATTCTTTACCATACTTCATGCCCCAGGAAACCCACATAGCTCCGAGAATCGCTGTCGCCACGAGCAAGGCAACCAGAATAACAGCAATCTGCTGAAAAAGACTGAATGATGAAGCGAAAAATGCAACATAAATTATTGCAAAAATCAACAAGCCAAAGAAAACTATTATTGATATAACAACTTTTGATATGAGTTCAGGCGGAGTTTCCAAATTTTCATTAATGTCCATATTCAATATCCCTCCCAATTTCGGTTGATAGATAATAACTACAATATTAGTATTTAATTCTAATACCTTATAAAATTAACTTCATACGTTAGCGGTTAAGAGAAAAATCATGACACAGAACACGGATTGCACAGGTTCTCACGGAGACGTGCTTAAAAAATCTCTTTGCTCTCTGTGACCCCTGTGGTTTTGAATTTTCGGATAGGTTCTTAATAGGAATCATAAAAAGATGTGTTATTAGCCATTAAATTCCTTAACCGATATTTGAATTGGGAAATGTACTTTGACTGATCACCCTTTTCAATGAGTGCAAATATTCGATATATGTCGCTATGAGCATAATTATCATGGTAATCATATTATATAAGCAAAAATATTAATAGTATAATAACCATGTTAAATATGGAGTAGGGTTAAGCACTTAAAGTCTTTAGTAGCCTCAGTCTCTTTCGAAACATCGTTTAAATTAGGTGCTTAATCTTTACTACCTATCCTCTCGCCTTCATCAAACAAGAATTTAGGTAAAGAAATAGTTGGAGCGATTTGGATAGGATAGGATTGATAAAAAAGTATTTTTATCTGCCCCAACTACTATTCGTTAGTATGCGAATATAGTATTAAACATTTATGATCATTCCCAAAAAGTGATAATGGCTAAAATCCAGTATACTCCAATCAAAGCCATTATAACTTAACACCTGAAATTAATTTGTATTTTTCCAGATATTTAAATCCTTTATCTGTCAGGGTCAGGAATTTCCTATCATTATCGTCAGTAATTTCCTTGACCAGATCTTTTTCCAATAATTCATTTAAGCATTCTGAAAAACTTTGTGACGATAGATTTGAATGCCTGAGCAATGGTGTTGGCCTTATGGAATTATGATGATTTCTAATAATATTTAGAATATCGAATATCATCTCGAGACGATCCCGTCTGCGCTTTATTTTGTCCATTTGGACACCTTTTGGTAGATTATTCCTATAACTGCGATTGAAATTATCTGAAATACGGTTTGTAATTCAAATGGAATAAATCTTCGTGGACCCAGGGCGAGCAGGTTAACTATCCAGAACAGGAAAAACAGGACATACAAAATAAAAAGCTGGGAAATCTTTCTTGATCTGCTATAAAAATAAACAGCCATTAATATTGTAAAAAACAGCAATACTGGTGGTTACCAATTCATAGTTTTGCCATTTAAACTTAACTGTTTGTTATGCTTGCAGTAGACCAGTGTAACGGTTACAATATGCGATAAAAACGATCTATAACTATTATTGTTCATTCCCCCAATTTTATTTTAGTCAAAAGTAAGGGGGGAATGAACATTGGAATATAATGTAATTAAACACCTAAAATCTTATTGGGACAAAATCAAATTCATCGGCTTGACCGATAGAGATGAAGAAGAATTCGTTGATGCGACTTCGCAGAATAGTGTTCGAGCATCTAAATTTCTAAAAGAGCTTAATCTTGACCCGATAATGCCTGAACTCAACAAATATTATTCAGTCAAAGAAGGGGAAGAGAAGTATCCGAGAAGAGCTATGTTCAAGACAATGGTCTGGAGGAAGACCAAGAACATCAAGTACTATACAAGGACCGAAAATCATCTTAACAATCATTCTGATGAGGCTATAGAGCTTGGTTTTAATATCGACCAGAATGGGAATGTTATAATTCCCGACCATGAAACATTAAGGCATTTTGAAAAAATAAGATTGGGTAATGAAGGAATGGATTCAATAATGGAACTCTTTTGCATCAAGGTTGTTGGTACAGGAGATAAACTTGGATTAAAAATTGGTGAAAAAACTGGAACGGATAGTACACCAATTCAAGTTCCTAATGATACTATCGGAGAATATAATGGATATTATAAGAAAAAGATGGTGAAAACACATATAACCGAGGATTATGACCACAATATCCCTCTGGCTAAAAAGGTGTGTGGAGGCACTGACAATGATAACCAATATTTAGAAAGCATGCTCAGGAATACATCTGTTTCAGCTGGAAAGAATATGCGAGAGACGTGGTTTGATGGCGGTTATAATGGGAATGAAAATATTGCATTAGCCCATGTCGAATTTGGTTTGATATGCCACTATCATATAGACATGGATTGGCGAAGAAACGTTATGTACGAGCATAAATTCGGTGGAAAAACCTATACCTATACACCAGAACAAGAGATAAATTACCTGTATCGAAAGTACTGGAATGAACTTGATTACAAGAAAGATTCTTCACTTGAAGATATGATGCAATATCTTGTTAAGAAGGGAATTCATGATCCTGTTGCTATGTATTTTAGGAGTCCATACGTGCAGAAATATGAAGAATGCCCGGATGCTGTGCTTGATTTGTACCATATGAGAAACCACAGCGAGGGGGTAAACAGTTATATGAAACTCAATCTTGGATTAGAGACGCATATAAATGGGAAAGGCATAAAGAATATCGACCTTCATGTAACGCAATGCTGTATAGTTCTACTTGCAGTAGCTTTGATAAGATTGCAGCATGGGATAAAAGAAAATCTTTCTTCAGTTGCCTATTTGACATAAGGAGGTGAAAAAAAGTTATCAACGGTTTCATAGGGTCTTGGTAAGTACCTTTTAATTAGCTAATGGTTTTAACCGATAGCTTAAAGTACTTTATAGTAGAAACGAGTACTCCCCTATCATCCGTAGGAGACAATAGTCGAATAACTACGGGAGGAATTATATTGGAACACGAAAAAATACTAGAAGCTGTCAGGCAGGCTTTAGAAAAGTCTCCACAGCGAAAATTTGCGGAAAGCGTTGATCTAGCCATCAACCTTAAAAATCTTGATATGAACCAGCCCACGAACAGGCTTGATGAAGAAATAATCCTGCCAAACGGCCTGGGAAGACCTATAAAGATCGCGGTATTTGCAAAAGGTGATACTGCCCAGAGGGCTAAAGCTGCCGGTGCAGATTATGTTCTTGATCCCGAGGAGATAAGTGTTCTCGGAGAAGACAAAACACGGGCAAAAAACCTGGCAGAAGAAGTAAATTTCTTCATATCAGAAGCAGCATATATGCCTGTGATCGGTAAAACCCTTGGCCAGGTGCTTGGTCCCAGGGGAAAAATGCCCATACCATTGACACCGGATAAGGATGTCGTTCAGGTAATAAACAAGTCCAAGAACTCAATAAAAGTGAGGTCCAAGGATAAGATGACATTCCATATCACAGTGGGTAAAAAAGATATGGACCCTGTGAAATTATCCCAGAACATCGAGGCAATAATCAACCGTATTGAGCACAGGTACGAACGTGGCATGTATAACGTCAAATCGATCTATGTCAAATCCACAATGGGACCGGCAATAAAGGTGGTATAAAATGTCAACTGAAATAGCACACCACAGTATTCACATCCCAAAATGGAAAAAAGATGAAATTGAGGATATAAAAAGACTTATAACGGCTCATTCTTCAGTCGGTATTGTAGGAGTTACAGGAATCCCATCTAACCAGCTCCAACTAATGAGAAAGAGTCTGCGCGGTATTGCAGACCTCAAGATGTGCAGGAATTCTCTTATTGACCGTGCGCTTGCTGAATCATCCAATGAAGTCAAGCAGATAAACAAGTATGTTGAAGACCAGACAGCGTTATTGTTTACTAACGAGAATCCTTTCAAACTCTTTAAAATCCTGGAGAAAGGAAAGACCTCTGCACCGATGAAGGCAGGAGGCATCGCTCCAAAGGATATAGTAGTTGAAAAAGGACCAACTTCCTTCCCACCAGGACCGATAGTCGGAGAATTGACCGGAGCAGGAATCCCGGCTGGTATAGAAGGAGGAAAAGTCGTAATCCGCCAGACAAAGACCGTGGCTAAAAAAGGCGATGTCGTTGATGCAAAACTTGCATCTATCCTTTCACGCCTTGAAATACACCCCATGGAATTGGGACTCGACCTTCGTGCTGTTTATGAAAATGGTACGATCTTTGAATCAAAGATCCTGTCGGTCGACGAGACCACTTATACAAATAATCTGACGTTGGCAGTCCAACATGCATTCAATTTGTCAGTCAACTCAGCTTATCCGGCTAAAGCAACTATCAGCACACTGCTCGCAAAGGCAGCATCGCAATCAAGGAATCTTGCAATAAATGCTGAAGTCATAATGCCTGAAGTCATCGATGTATTGCTTGGAAAAGCAAATGCACAGATGATATCTGTTGCCAGATTGGCAATGGCAAAGGACGCTAATTCCGTCAGCAGCAAAACAAAAGAGAGAATTCAAAAAAGTTAAATTCAATAAAAGGTGATTAAAATGGAATACGTATATGCAGCGCTATTATTACACAGCGCAGGAAAGAAAATAACTGAAGAAGGAATAACCTCTGTTATTAAAGCAGCAGGTGTTGATGTTGATGCAGTAAGGGTAAAAGCACTCGTTTCAGCCCTTGATGGGGTCAATATCGAAGAGGCCATTGCAAAGGCAGCATTTGCAGCTCCGGCAGCAGCAGCGGCTCCGGCAGCAGCGGCAGCGGCAGCCCCGGCAGCAGCTGAAGCGCCAAAAGCAGATGAGAAATCCAAAGAGAAAGCTGAAGAAAGCGGAATGGAAGGCCTCGGCGCCTTGTTCGGTTAAGAAGAATGTGAATTCTTCTTAAATTTTTTTCTTTTTTTTGTTCATTAGAATTTTAAATATCCTATAATCCAAATATGTGTTTATAAAAAAATTAGACGGTAAATGCATCCGCATCTACCTTAAATGGTATCCGATAAGGAAATTTCCATATTCATATCATTAAACGTTGTATCTATTGCAGATAGATTGCTTTCTGTCCCAAAAAGGTCATCTGTTACCGGTGAAACTGCCTGAGAAGATCCTGTTGCTGCCGGAGCTGCAATTGCTCCGGGTGTAACTGCTGCTTCACCTGGTGAAACCGATGTCTGGGCAGGGACCTGTCCAGGTGTTTCGGCCTGGTTCTTATCAACGCAACCTGATGTTGAGGCCGCTACAACCAACAATATTAAGATATAAATCCATTTCATATTTTTAATCTCCTTTAGCAGTAAAAGTAGTAGTGGCTTCACCATTTATTTCCAGTTCGCCTTTCTCACTAACTTTTACCTTTCCACGGGCAAGTTTCCTGAATTCTTTACCGAATTCCGTCAGTTTTTTGCCAGCCTCTTTCAATTCCTTGATGGTGTCTCTTTGTAGTTCATTTGCCTTTTTAAGGAAATCCCTGGCATCCTTTTCATTCGTAACAGTGCCATCTGCAGCAAATCCGGCATGAGTTGCAAATAAAGCCATAGTCCTGGCTTGAATCTCTTTTGCTTCTTTTACCCTGTCCTTGAACTCTGCTGCATCGGATTCAAGTTTTGTTGTATCTGTACCATTAGCTTTCAATTTTGCAATGGCATCATCCACGTTTACTGAAACGTTATCTGCACGGCTTATGAAATTTTCAACCCTGTGGTTCAGAACTATTCCCAGGAAATAACGTGTCTCAAGATTTATCTTAGCTACAATTCCTGCCAGTTCCTTATGAGCAGCCCTGATTTCCCCGATAGTAGTTGCCTGGCTGACGTTTCCTTTCAACTGTTCAAGTTGTACTGTATGTGCATCAATGATCTTTATCGCATCGGAGGCTGATATTCCTTTATTTTCAGGATTATCGAGCCTGTTCTTCATTACCTGAAGTTGGGCTTCGGTATGGTTTATTGCCTTGAGGAGATATTCCCTGGCCTTTACCATTAATTCTTCACTTGACCTGTTATCTGATTTATTGCCTGTATCCTTGATTCGCTTGTTTGCATCCTCAAAGAGCTTTTTCGCATCTTCAAATTGCTTTCTTGTATTGTCGAACTTTTCTTTTTGTACCTCATATTGTTCCTTTGTTTTTTCATACTGTTCTCTGGCTGTTGCCTGTGCTGCAACAGTTCCCGATAATAAGCTCAGGATGAACAGTGCCAGGATAAGGGGTGTTAATATCCTGAATATATTTGTGGGTTTCATGTTTTTTACCTCCTTCTATATTTCCAATCGCATCCGCGATTGTATACCCAATACTATAATGACAGATTACATAAATATACTTTTATGTGATTAAAAAATTAAGTTTTTTTATGCTTGATAATTCTTTACAAAACATTATAAACGCTTTTTTAGCTTTATAATAAACTATATATAGCATATTCTGAAATTAGAATATGTGTTAATGAAAAGACGAATTATTTTAGTTATAATTCTAATAACCATCCTGATCTCTCACGTCCAGGCAGCAAAAGTATATGGTACTATATATGAATGGTCAGAGCTTGATAAACCTCTTAACAATGTGATAGTTGAAATAGAAGAGAACTCCACCAGAGTGCAATACAAGGTTTCTGGAAACGGAACATATTTTTTTGATATTTCACCTGGAAGTTATGATATCACAGCTAAATATTATTACAATAATATCCTGGAATTATCCGGTGAAGAGAAGCTCCGGATAAACAATCCTGATGATTCAAAGAACCTTGATCTTATTCTGTTTCCACCTATTGATTCGGATTATGAGTATTTCGGGAATATAAACCTTACCGGTGAGTTAGACACAAAACAGGTAGATTCCACGAATTATATCATAATTTTTCTCGTTGCTTTTATTATTATTTCAATTATTATTATTATTATCTTTATATGGAAGAAAAAAAGGACGCCAGACGTTCCAATAATCGATAAACCTGTTCCTTTGCCTCCCGAACAGTTAGAGGAAAAAGAAGACAGGAATCTGACGGAACTTCCCGATGACCTCAAAGAACTATATGATATAATATTGAAAAAAGGCGGAAGAATCACCCAGAAGGATTTGAGAAAAGAAGTGATATATGGTGAAGCAAAAGTCAGCCTTATGATTGCCGACCTTGAAGACCGGGGTCTGATTAAAAAGATCAAGAAAGGACGTGCGAACATCATTATTGCTGAAAACATAAAATAGACACAAATTTTTATATTTTAAAAACGCAACATTCATGGACATTTAAAACTTACAGGTGAATATGATAGAACGGAAGGAAATAACCGAAGTAATATGCGAATACGATATCAGTGAAACCACGATAGGTGTACTGGCATCGCATTCGGCACTCGATGTATGCGACGGGGCGGTAGAAGAGGGTTTCAGGACATATGCAGTATGCGAGAAAGGGAGGGAAAAAACCTACACACAATATTTTAAGGCACAGAGAAAAAATGGCAATCTGGTTCGGGGAATAGTTGACAGCGCTGATGTTTATTCCAAATTCAATGAGATAATGAAGCCGCAGAACCAGGAAAAGATGAGGGAGAAAAATACGATCTTTATTCCAAACCGCTCATTTACATCCTATTGCGGGATAGATGAAATTGAAAATAATTTCAAGGTTCCAATGTTCGGAAGCCGGAACCTTCTCAGGAGCGAAGAGCGGGGAGAGGAACGGGATTACTACTGGCTTCTTGAAAAAGCAGGGCTTCCTTATCCTGAGAAAATAGCAAGTCCTGAGGATATCGACAGTCTTGTTATGGTAAAATTACCTCATGCTGTTAAGAAACTGGAACGGGGTTTCTTCACAGCGGCATCTTTTGATGAGTACAAAAAAAAATCAGAGGCCTTCCTGAAACAGGGGATTATCACAAAAGAGGCGCTTGCAAGTGCCAGGATCGAGAGATATGTCATCGGGCCTGTATTTAACCTTGATATGTTCTATTCACCACTTGAAGAAAATATGAGCAAAGTAGAGCTTCTCGGTATTGACTGGCGCTTTGAGACAAGCCTTGACGGGCATGTCCGGCTTCCTGCTCCCCAGCAGATCGCGCTGAACGAATGCCAGATTACTCCCGAATATACAGTATGCGGCCATAATTCTGCGACTTTACGTGAATCTTTACTGGAGGATGCATTTGAACTGGCAGAGAAATATGTTAAAGCTGCCCGGAAATATTATGATCCGGGGATCATCGGACCGTTCTGTCTTCAGACATGTGTTGACAAAGACCTGAATTTCTATGTTTATGACGTGGCGCCGCGTGTTGGCGGAGGAACAAATGTTCATGTTTCCGTAGGGCATCCGTATGGTAACACCCTATGGCGCAAACCCATGAGCACCGGAAGGCGAATGGCAATGGAAATAAGAAAGGCGATCGAACAGGAAAGAATAGAAGAAATTGTAACATAATTTAAAAATATATGACCAACATTAAATCCATAATACTTGCAGGAGGTTCGGGCACACGCCTGTGGCCTTTGAGCAGGGAGCAATATCCCAAGCAATTCTTAAAACTTGAAAATACATCGCTATTCCAGAAAACTTTGTTGCGATGCCTTAAGTTATCTGATCCTTCCGAGATATTCGTTGTTACAAATCAAAACCAGAAATTTTTTGTTTCAGGACAAATGGAAGAACTCAGGATTGAAGTACCAACGAAAAACATACTGATCGAACCACAGGGAAAGAATACACTTCCCGCAATATGTTTAGGTATGAATGAAATAAAAAAGCAGTATGGTAAGTGTGCTGTGGGCGTTTTTCCCTCTGACCATTTACTTGACATGGCAGCTATTGATAAAATAAAAAGCGCAGAAAAATTATGTTCTAAATATCTCGTGACTTTCGGGATCACGCCTTCTTCTCCTCATACGGACTACGGTTACATAAAACCCGGGAAAAATTTTGAAAACGGTTCCAAAGTCCTTGAATTCAGGGAAAAACCCGGATTAGAGGCTGCAAAAAAATACATACAGGAAAAATGTCTCTGGAACAGCGGCATGTTCATGTTCGGAACCGGAGTCTTTTTCAAGGAACTTAAAATACATGCGCCGGACATTATATCAGCCTTCACGGATGGAAAGAATATCGAGCAAATTTACAGTGAACTTCCATCCATTTCGATTGACTACGGCATAATGGAAAAATCAGATAAAGTGGCTGTTGTAAGGCTTGAATCCAAATGGAGCGACCTTGGTGATTTTGATTCGATATTCCAGGAAACGGACAAGAATGAATTAGGAAATGCGGTTTATAATTGTGATGATATGTCTTTGAATTCCAGGGGAAATCTCATATATTCCAGAAAGGATAAGATCGTATCACTCATAGATGTAAATGATATGGTTGTGGTGGATACGCCTGATGCCCTTCTTGTTTCTCCCAGGAAATCATGCCAGAAAGTCAAGAATATCGTGACATCGCTTAAAAACCAGAATAATGATAAAGCATTATTCCACCTGACGGTGTACAGGCCGTGGGGCTCATATACGATACTGGAAGAGTCAGAAAGACATAAGATCAAGAATATTATAGTAACACCTGGTAAAAAACTCAGTCTTCAGCTTCATAATCACCGGAGCGAACACTGGGTAGTTGTCACAGGAATGGCATGGATCCGGGTTGATGACAGGGAATTTTATTTACGCAACGGAGAAAGCACTTTCATAAAAGCAGGAATCAAGCATAGATTATCAAATCCCGGAACAATACCGCTTGAAATTATCGAAGTCCAGCTTGGTGATTATGTAGGAGAGGATGATATTGAAAGATTTGAGGATGATTTCGGAAGGATTAAATAAATACTACCCTATTAATATTACTACCACGACACTATTCTATCATACTCAAACAGCATCCGGGCTATCCTCTTAAAATCCACACATTCATGCTTCGTGATCCCTCTTGCCCGGGCATCTGCTGCACAGGCATATACTCGAAGACCGGGATTCGTGTAAACAGCATCATGTAAGAGAAGAATTGCCACCTCATGCTCCTTACCCTGTGATTTAGCTATCTCAAACGGGGTAGCATCGTTGGGGTTCCTGATAATATGTAGTATCTTCATAACTAGAATGGAATAACAATATCTGATTCGTTAATTGTTCGGATTATCTCTTCACGTTCAACACATGTTATATTTTCAAGAATCTCCTGAATCCCTCTTTTTTCCATTGAAGGTTTATCTGCAAGCATCCTGCATTTAAGCATGGAAAGCGCCCCAAACTCTTTTACAGGAGGAGGAATGTTGATAAATTCGGGTTTTGTGGGGGTTGCTGTATAAATCCCGTCATCTATGAATATAACTGTGACCTTATCCTCCCGGAGTGTCAATCCCACGCTCATGCGCAGGGCTTCGGCATTCCTGCGTGTGTTAAATGGAAGGTTTCTTACAATTACAGCGATTTTTTTCATAATTTACCCGAACGATATGAACCTGTCAACATCACTTGCAATACAGGCATGGTCATACTGGCTTCCGAATAATATGCCATCCACTTTAGCGACTTTTCTTTGTTCTGCATTAAATGCGCAGATTGCTATTTCAATGCCCCTGTCGACCAGTCCTGCAAATTCTTTTTTATTCACATTATAAACGCCATCATACATCAGGAAAATAGATACATCTATACCATGCTCCCTAGCAGCTTTGCTTATTTCAATAACAGTGTTGGTATTCTCATTCTCAGGGCTTGTGGTCAGGAGTATCCCCAGTTTCATAATTTTTTTATCCTTACTTTCCAGAGGTGATCGCCTGTTTTCTCAATACCCATTATTTTATGGCCTTCATTTTTCAGGCTTCGCGGGACATTCTCAACTGCCGGTGCATGGTCAAAATATACGACCAGTTCCTCGCCGCTTTCTACTTCTTCAAGTTTCAGTTTTGTTTTTACAAAGGTGTAAGGGCAAACCTCACCTTTAAGATCAAGTTCAGTTGTCATATTATTCACCATATTCTGCATGAATCCCCATATATCTCTTCCTGTATTGAGGTTATCTTTGGCACTTCACCGCAAATCGGGCAATTCTTGTTCCATCTCATCTTGATCTCATCGAAAGTCATGTTCAGCGCATCATAATAAACGAGACGCCCCACAAGCAGTTCGCCAATTCCAAGAAGATATTTCACGACCTCAGTTGCCTGCATTACACCGATTATTCCTGGCAGGACGCCAAGTACGCCTGCTTCCTGGCAGCTTGGCACCATCCCGGGGGGAGGGGCATGTTCAAAGAGGCATCTGTAGCATGGTCCCTTATGAGGAATAATGGTTGTGACCTGTCCCTCGAACCTGTATATACTGCCGTGAGAAAGAGGTTTATTTGTTATAACACATGCATCGTTAACGAGGTACCTTGTCGCAAAATTATCAGAGCCGTCAACTATCATGTCATATTCTTTAAAAATATCGATAACATTATTGGCATTCAGCCGCTCAATATAGGTTTTCACTTCAATATCCGGATTGAGATTGTTTATGAACTGTTTTGCGGACTCAGCTTTGGGCTTTCCCACATTGCCTCCATGTATAACCTGTCTCTGGAGATTGCTCAGATCCACAGTGTCATCATCGATAATACCAAGAGTCCCGATGCCTGCTGCTGCAAGATATTCAATTATTGGTGCGCCAAGACCCCCTGCGCCTATGCATAATACCTTCGATGAAAGCAGTTTTTTTTGTCCTTTCCCACCTACTTCAGGTAATATGATATGGCGCGAGTATCTTCTTATTTGTTCTTCATTAAATCCGCCTAACATTGTTTTATCACCACATTATTACTGTGAGTTCTATTTACGCCTATGAAGTATTACTGGCATAAATAATTTTTGGTAAATCGCATGTATAGAATATCAAACAAAAAGATATTTCATCTCTGAAGATATGCTGGGTATGATGAGCCCACCCCTTGTATCGATTATAATCCCATGTATGAACGAGGAAAAGACCATAGGAGTGTGCATAAAGAAAGCATGGTTAGCATTGAAAAAAGAGGGTTGGGACGGGGAAATAATTATCCCGGATAATTCCAAAGATAATTCCAGGGATATAGCAAGAAAGCTTGGAGCAAAGATCGTAATACCGAACAATAAAGGATATGGAAATGCTTTCCTTGAAGGGTTCTGGCATGCAAAAGGAAAATACATCGTGCTTGCGGATGCAGATGACACCTATGACCTTTCTGAACTGGCAAAGTTCCTGAAACCTTTAATGTCAAATGATGCGGATTTTGTAATGGGCACAAGATTTAAAGGCCAGATCAAAAAAGGTTCTATGCCATGGCTTCACAGATACATTGGAAATCCAGTATTAACAGGCATTCTTAATGAACTTTTTAAAACAAATCTCAGCGATTCCCATTGCGGCATGAGGTCAATAAAAAGAG
This region of Candidatus Methanoperedens sp. genomic DNA includes:
- a CDS encoding DsrE family protein, producing MKKIAVIVRNLPFNTRRNAEALRMSVGLTLREDKVTVIFIDDGIYTATPTKPEFINIPPPVKEFGALSMLKCRMLADKPSMEKRGIQEILENITCVEREEIIRTINESDIVIPF
- a CDS encoding DsrE family protein, with amino-acid sequence MKLGILLTTSPENENTNTVIEISKAAREHGIDVSIFLMYDGVYNVNKKEFAGLVDRGIEIAICAFNAEQRKVAKVDGILFGSQYDHACIASDVDRFISFG
- a CDS encoding sulfurtransferase TusA family protein; the protein is MTTELDLKGEVCPYTFVKTKLKLEEVESGEELVVYFDHAPAVENVPRSLKNEGHKIMGIEKTGDHLWKVRIKKL
- the moeB gene encoding molybdopterin-synthase adenylyltransferase MoeB, yielding MLGGFNEEQIRRYSRHIILPEVGGKGQKKLLSSKVLCIGAGGLGAPIIEYLAAAGIGTLGIIDDDTVDLSNLQRQVIHGGNVGKPKAESAKQFINNLNPDIEVKTYIERLNANNVIDIFKEYDMIVDGSDNFATRYLVNDACVITNKPLSHGSIYRFEGQVTTIIPHKGPCYRCLFEHAPPPGMVPSCQEAGVLGVLPGIIGVMQATEVVKYLLGIGELLVGRLVYYDALNMTFDEIKMRWNKNCPICGEVPKITSIQEEIYGDSCRIW